A genomic segment from Streptomyces sp. NBC_00459 encodes:
- a CDS encoding dienelactone hydrolase family protein produces MNVMLFHSTYGLRPAVRAAADRLRAAGHEVWTPDLFDGHTFETVEEGMAFKDVMGKDELLRRAILAAAPYSGRGLVYAGFSFGAATAQTLALGDDKARGLLLLHGTSDIAETASVDELPVQLHVAEPDAFETDDWLGSWYLQMGKAGADVEIYRYAGAGHLYTDPDLPDYDEEAAEATWRVALGFLDSL; encoded by the coding sequence ATGAACGTCATGCTCTTTCACTCGACCTATGGGCTCCGCCCCGCCGTGCGCGCGGCGGCGGACCGGCTGCGGGCGGCCGGACACGAGGTGTGGACCCCCGACCTGTTCGACGGGCACACCTTCGAGACCGTCGAGGAGGGCATGGCCTTCAAGGACGTCATGGGCAAGGACGAGCTGCTCAGACGGGCGATCCTGGCCGCCGCGCCCTACTCCGGGCGGGGTCTGGTGTACGCGGGGTTCTCGTTCGGTGCCGCGACCGCGCAGACGCTCGCGCTCGGGGACGACAAGGCACGCGGGCTGTTGCTGCTGCACGGCACGTCGGACATCGCCGAGACCGCGTCGGTGGACGAACTGCCGGTCCAGCTGCACGTGGCCGAGCCGGACGCGTTCGAGACCGACGACTGGCTGGGCTCCTGGTATCTCCAGATGGGCAAGGCGGGCGCCGACGTGGAGATCTACCGGTATGCCGGGGCCGGTCACCTCTACACCGACCCCGACCTCCCGGACTACGACGAGGAGGCGGCCGAGGCCACCTGGCGGGTGGCGCTCGGCTTCCTCGACAGTCTGTAG
- a CDS encoding GNAT family N-acetyltransferase, whose protein sequence is MTPPSYAVRVAEDAADREACFAVRKEVFVAEQRVPEDLEYDEFDAGALHVLAVRDDGVALGTGRLLYGEAAVGRTGGDLSVGSLGRLAVRKEARGLGVGVALVRGIEAAARGLGLAAVDLHAQTSALGFYERLGYAGYGDEFYEAGIAHLGMRRSL, encoded by the coding sequence ATGACCCCGCCGTCGTACGCGGTCCGCGTCGCCGAGGACGCCGCCGACCGCGAGGCCTGTTTCGCGGTGCGCAAGGAGGTCTTCGTCGCGGAGCAGCGGGTGCCGGAGGACCTGGAATACGACGAGTTCGACGCGGGCGCGCTGCATGTGCTGGCCGTCAGGGACGACGGGGTGGCGCTCGGAACGGGGCGGTTGCTGTACGGGGAGGCGGCCGTCGGCAGGACCGGGGGCGATCTGTCCGTGGGGTCGCTCGGGCGGCTCGCCGTGCGGAAGGAAGCGCGGGGCCTGGGGGTCGGGGTCGCGCTCGTGCGGGGTATCGAGGCGGCGGCTCGGGGGCTGGGGCTCGCCGCGGTGGATCTTCATGCGCAGACCTCCGCGCTGGGGTTCTACGAGCGGCTCGGATATGCGGGGTACGGGGACGAGTTCTACGAGGCGGGCATCGCGCATCTTGGGATGCGCCGCTCTCTTTGA
- a CDS encoding RluA family pseudouridine synthase: MSTIPEIRNLPVPDGLEGERVDAAISRMFGFSRTKAAELAAAGKVTVDGSVVGKSERVHGGAWLEVEMPQAPAPVQVVAEPVEGMVIVHDDDDIVVIVKPVGVAAHPSPGWTGTTVIGGLAAAGYRISTSGAAERQGIVHRLDVGTSGLMAVAKSERAYTSLKRQFKERTVDKRYHALVQGHPDPMSGTIDAPIGRHPTHDYKWAVTAEGKPSVTHYDLIEAFRSASLLDVKLETGRTHQIRVHMAAHRHPCVGDLTYGADPTLSKRLGLTRQWLHAVRLGFEHPGDGTWVEFESDYPEDLATALERVREETYA, from the coding sequence GTGAGTACGATTCCCGAGATCCGCAACCTGCCCGTGCCGGACGGCCTGGAGGGTGAGCGTGTCGACGCCGCCATCTCCCGGATGTTCGGCTTCTCCCGTACGAAGGCCGCCGAGCTGGCCGCGGCGGGGAAGGTCACGGTCGACGGCTCGGTGGTCGGCAAGTCGGAGCGGGTGCACGGCGGGGCCTGGCTGGAGGTCGAGATGCCGCAGGCGCCCGCGCCCGTGCAGGTGGTGGCCGAGCCGGTCGAGGGCATGGTGATCGTGCACGACGACGACGACATCGTCGTGATCGTCAAGCCCGTCGGCGTGGCCGCGCACCCCTCGCCCGGCTGGACCGGGACGACCGTCATCGGCGGGCTCGCAGCCGCCGGATACCGCATCTCCACCTCCGGTGCCGCCGAGCGCCAGGGCATCGTGCACCGGCTCGACGTCGGCACGTCCGGCCTGATGGCGGTCGCCAAGTCGGAGCGCGCGTACACGTCGCTCAAGCGCCAGTTCAAGGAGCGCACGGTCGACAAGCGCTATCACGCGCTGGTCCAGGGCCACCCGGACCCGATGAGCGGCACGATCGACGCGCCCATCGGCAGGCACCCCACCCACGACTACAAGTGGGCGGTCACGGCCGAGGGCAAGCCGTCCGTCACGCACTACGACCTCATCGAGGCGTTCCGCTCGGCCTCCCTGCTCGACGTGAAGCTGGAGACCGGCCGCACCCACCAGATCCGCGTCCACATGGCCGCCCACCGGCACCCCTGCGTCGGCGACCTGACGTACGGGGCGGACCCGACGCTCTCCAAGCGGCTCGGCCTGACCCGCCAGTGGCTGCACGCCGTACGCCTCGGCTTCGAGCACCCGGGGGACGGGACGTGGGTCGAGTTCGAGAGCGACTACCCGGAGGACCTGGCGACCGCCCTGGAGCGGGTGCGCGAGGAGACGTACGCATGA
- a CDS encoding mechanosensitive ion channel family protein has protein sequence MENVLRPLIVLGGSVVLTLLIGWATDRLLRKADERRTETPLWGLLRRGRVPYQLVLCAALLRGSYHEADLLREHQVAVGRALTLVLIGSTAWLIVRIAAAVVDTSYTRYARVHRDPARVRRVRTQVSLITRVVAAVVGVVAVAAMLLTFPAMRAAGASLLASAGILGIVAGVAAQSTLSNMFAGFQIAFGDMVRLGDTVVVDGEWGTVDEITLTFLSVRTWDERRITMPVSYFTSKPFENWSRGGAQMTGIVFWHLDHSAPMDAMREKLRDLLRECPAWDGRACDLSVTDATPSTMEVRALVTAKDADDVWKVRVHVREGMIRWLAEQHPYALPRVNTADASLPPGVEATRRFQDGAPRRAHETPRTAGRP, from the coding sequence ATGGAGAACGTACTGCGCCCGCTGATCGTCCTCGGTGGCTCGGTCGTGCTCACGCTGCTGATCGGCTGGGCCACGGACCGCTTGCTGCGCAAGGCGGACGAACGCCGGACCGAGACACCACTGTGGGGACTGCTGCGCCGGGGCCGTGTGCCCTACCAGCTCGTCCTGTGCGCGGCGCTGCTCAGAGGGTCCTACCACGAGGCCGACCTGCTCAGGGAGCACCAGGTCGCCGTCGGCCGGGCCCTGACGCTGGTGCTGATCGGCTCGACGGCCTGGCTGATCGTCCGTATCGCGGCGGCGGTCGTGGACACCTCGTACACCCGTTACGCGCGCGTCCACCGCGACCCGGCCCGGGTCCGCCGGGTCCGCACCCAGGTGTCGCTGATCACTCGGGTGGTCGCGGCGGTCGTGGGCGTCGTGGCGGTGGCGGCGATGCTGCTGACGTTCCCGGCGATGCGTGCGGCCGGCGCCTCGTTGCTGGCGTCGGCGGGGATTCTGGGCATCGTCGCGGGTGTGGCGGCCCAGTCGACGCTGAGCAACATGTTCGCGGGGTTCCAGATCGCCTTCGGCGACATGGTGCGCCTCGGCGACACGGTCGTGGTGGATGGCGAGTGGGGCACGGTCGACGAGATCACGCTGACGTTCCTGAGCGTGCGCACCTGGGACGAGCGCCGCATCACGATGCCGGTGTCCTACTTCACCTCGAAGCCCTTCGAGAACTGGTCGCGGGGCGGGGCCCAGATGACCGGCATCGTCTTCTGGCACCTGGACCACAGCGCGCCCATGGACGCGATGCGGGAGAAGCTGCGCGACCTCCTGCGCGAGTGCCCGGCCTGGGACGGCCGCGCCTGCGACCTGTCCGTCACGGACGCCACACCGAGCACCATGGAGGTACGAGCCCTGGTGACGGCCAAGGACGCGGACGACGTCTGGAAGGTCCGGGTGCACGTCCGAGAGGGCATGATCCGCTGGCTGGCCGAGCAGCACCCGTACGCCCTCCCCCGGGTCAACACGGCGGACGCGTCCCTGCCCCCGGGCGTCGAGGCGACCCGCCGCTTCCAGGACGGAGCCCCTCGCAGGGCCCACGAAACTCCAAGGACAGCCGGCCGGCCCTGA
- the lspA gene encoding signal peptidase II has translation MAEAERIIGTPDIPDAAGAESETPDERPRGRRRILVLFTVAALAYALDLASKMIVVAKLEHHAPIEIIGDWLKFEAIRNAGAAFGMGEAFTVIFTVIAAAVIVVIARLARKLYSLPWAIALGLLLGGALGNLTDRIFRSPGVFEGAVVDFIAPKHFAVFNLADSAIVCGGILIVLLSFKGLDPDGTVHKD, from the coding sequence GTGGCAGAGGCGGAGCGCATCATCGGTACGCCGGACATCCCGGACGCGGCGGGAGCCGAGTCGGAAACGCCGGACGAGCGGCCCCGTGGCAGGCGCCGGATCCTCGTCCTGTTCACGGTCGCCGCGCTGGCGTACGCGCTGGACCTCGCCAGCAAGATGATCGTGGTCGCGAAGCTGGAGCATCATGCGCCGATCGAGATCATCGGGGACTGGCTGAAGTTCGAGGCGATCCGCAACGCGGGCGCCGCCTTCGGCATGGGTGAGGCCTTCACGGTGATCTTCACGGTCATCGCGGCGGCCGTGATCGTCGTGATCGCCCGCCTGGCCCGCAAGCTCTACAGCCTGCCTTGGGCGATCGCGCTCGGTCTGCTGCTCGGCGGCGCGCTGGGCAATCTGACCGACCGGATCTTCCGTTCGCCCGGCGTCTTCGAGGGCGCGGTCGTCGACTTCATCGCGCCCAAGCACTTCGCGGTCTTCAACCTGGCCGACTCGGCGATCGTCTGCGGTGGCATCCTGATCGTTCTGCTGTCCTTCAAGGGGCTCGATCCGGACGGGACCGTCCACAAGGACTGA
- a CDS encoding alkaline phosphatase D family protein, translating to MTSRSSSSESTGARVNSLAPRRRTVVKAAAATAVLAGPLAAALPARAAAEVPAFLHGVASGDPLPDGVLLWTRVTPTAEAIPGSGLGPDTEVSWTVALDRQFTNVVSKGSTTASAATDHTVKADIRGLSPATDYWFRFSAGGADSPAARTRTAPAADSAVTGLRFGVVSCANWEAGYFSSYRHLAARGDLDAWLHLGDYIYEYGTGTYGTRGTVVRPHSPAHEILTLADYRVRHGRYKTDTDLQALHAAAPVIAIWDDHEFANDAWSGGAENHTEGTEGAWSSRQSAAKQAYFEWMPVRPAIAGTTYRRLRFGKLADLSLLDLRSFRSQQVAVGNGSVDDPNRTITGRAQLDWLKAGLKASDTTWRLVGNSVMISPFVIGSLTADLLKPLAELLGLPKDGLGLITDQWDGYTDDRRELLAHLRSNAIRNTVFLTGDIHMAWANDVPVDAGTYPLSPSAATEFVVTSVTSDNLDDILKVPEGTVTALAAPIIQAANRHVHWVDTDRHGYGVLDITADRAQMDYYVLSDRTKTNATSTWWRSYRTLSGTQKVERTYRPV from the coding sequence TTCCTCCGAGTCCACGGGCGCCCGGGTCAACTCCCTCGCCCCACGCCGCCGTACGGTCGTCAAGGCCGCCGCGGCCACCGCCGTACTGGCCGGCCCGCTGGCCGCCGCACTGCCCGCCCGTGCCGCTGCCGAGGTCCCCGCCTTCCTGCACGGGGTGGCCTCCGGCGATCCGCTGCCCGACGGCGTCCTGCTGTGGACGCGCGTGACACCCACCGCCGAGGCGATACCCGGCTCCGGGCTCGGCCCGGACACCGAGGTGAGCTGGACCGTCGCCCTCGACAGGCAGTTCACGAACGTCGTCTCCAAGGGCTCGACCACCGCGTCGGCCGCCACCGACCACACGGTCAAGGCGGACATCCGCGGTCTCTCGCCCGCGACGGACTACTGGTTCCGCTTCTCGGCCGGCGGCGCGGACTCCCCCGCCGCCCGCACCCGCACCGCGCCCGCCGCGGACTCCGCGGTGACGGGCCTGCGCTTCGGCGTGGTCTCGTGCGCCAACTGGGAGGCCGGCTACTTCTCCTCGTACCGCCATCTCGCGGCCCGCGGCGACCTGGACGCCTGGCTGCACCTCGGCGACTACATCTACGAGTACGGCACCGGCACGTACGGCACCCGTGGCACCGTCGTACGCCCGCACTCCCCCGCGCACGAGATCCTCACGCTCGCCGACTACCGCGTACGGCACGGGCGTTACAAGACGGACACCGACCTCCAGGCCCTTCACGCCGCGGCCCCCGTCATCGCGATCTGGGACGACCACGAGTTCGCCAACGACGCGTGGTCGGGCGGCGCCGAGAACCACACGGAGGGCACGGAGGGCGCCTGGTCGTCCCGGCAGTCGGCCGCGAAGCAGGCCTACTTCGAGTGGATGCCGGTCCGCCCGGCGATCGCGGGCACCACCTACCGGCGCCTGCGCTTCGGCAAGCTCGCCGACCTCTCCCTGCTCGATCTGCGTTCCTTCCGCTCCCAGCAGGTGGCCGTGGGCAACGGCTCGGTCGACGACCCGAACCGAACGATCACCGGCCGGGCCCAACTGGACTGGCTGAAGGCGGGGTTGAAGGCCTCCGACACCACCTGGCGACTGGTCGGGAACTCGGTGATGATCTCGCCGTTCGTCATCGGTTCCCTCACCGCCGACCTCCTGAAGCCGCTCGCCGAACTGCTCGGCCTGCCCAAGGACGGCCTCGGCCTCATCACCGACCAGTGGGACGGCTACACGGACGACCGCCGTGAACTCCTCGCCCACCTCCGCTCCAACGCGATCCGCAACACGGTCTTCCTGACCGGCGACATCCACATGGCCTGGGCCAACGACGTGCCCGTGGATGCCGGCACCTACCCGCTGTCGCCCTCGGCCGCCACGGAGTTCGTCGTCACGTCGGTCACCTCCGACAACCTCGACGACATCCTCAAGGTCCCCGAGGGCACCGTCACCGCGCTCGCCGCGCCGATCATCCAGGCGGCCAACCGGCACGTCCACTGGGTCGACACCGACCGCCACGGCTACGGCGTCCTGGACATCACCGCCGACCGCGCGCAGATGGACTACTACGTGCTGTCCGACCGCACGAAGACGAACGCGACCTCGACCTGGTGGCGCTCCTACCGCACTCTCAGCGGCACCCAGAAGGTGGAACGGACGTACCGCCCGGTGTAG
- a CDS encoding TraR/DksA family transcriptional regulator, which translates to MVAKKTAEQQSATGRSTGSTAARASGSGKGTDAKKSALKKGATKKTVATKAVGSTAVARKTVAKKAVAKTAVAKRAAAPKSTAAQGGTGKRTSTKSTARKSTANKAGAAEAAKTTGATTVVAKKTAGTTTTAKKPSAVLPKARIVTALEPGELAVRPGEDPWTPEEVAEARAELQSEVQRLRAEITASEQSLVGLMRDSGDGAGDDQADTGTKNTTREAEMALAANAREMLVQDERALERLDTGTYGLCENCGNAIGKARMQAFPRATLCVECKQKQERRY; encoded by the coding sequence ATGGTGGCGAAAAAGACCGCCGAGCAGCAGTCGGCGACCGGCAGATCCACTGGATCCACGGCCGCGAGGGCCTCCGGCAGTGGCAAGGGCACGGACGCCAAGAAGAGTGCTCTCAAGAAGGGCGCCACAAAGAAGACGGTGGCCACGAAAGCGGTGGGAAGTACCGCTGTGGCCAGGAAGACGGTGGCCAAGAAGGCCGTCGCGAAGACAGCCGTCGCGAAGAGGGCTGCCGCTCCCAAAAGCACCGCAGCTCAGGGCGGCACCGGTAAGCGCACCTCCACGAAGAGCACGGCCAGGAAGAGCACTGCCAACAAGGCGGGCGCGGCCGAGGCCGCGAAGACGACGGGAGCCACGACGGTGGTTGCGAAGAAGACTGCGGGCACGACCACGACGGCGAAGAAGCCCAGCGCGGTACTACCCAAGGCGCGGATCGTCACGGCGCTGGAGCCGGGCGAACTCGCCGTACGCCCCGGTGAGGATCCATGGACCCCGGAGGAGGTGGCTGAGGCACGCGCCGAGCTGCAGTCCGAGGTCCAGCGGCTGCGCGCCGAGATCACGGCGTCCGAGCAGTCCCTCGTGGGTCTGATGCGGGACTCCGGGGACGGTGCGGGCGACGACCAGGCGGACACCGGCACCAAGAACACCACGCGCGAGGCCGAGATGGCGCTGGCGGCCAACGCGCGCGAGATGCTCGTCCAGGACGAGCGGGCCCTGGAGCGGCTGGACACGGGCACGTACGGCCTGTGCGAGAACTGCGGCAACGCGATCGGCAAGGCGCGTATGCAGGCCTTCCCGCGCGCGACGCTGTGCGTCGAGTGCAAGCAGAAGCAGGAGCGGCGCTACTGA